One stretch of Planctomycetota bacterium DNA includes these proteins:
- a CDS encoding DapH/DapD/GlmU-related protein, translated as MTGFVELRHWGLGTVIHPNVTIGRDVTIFHNVTIAGETWLGSPHRVVIEDGATLGAGCLIIPRVDTGLTIGRRSMVAAGAVVTRDVPADHLAVGVPAVCKPKRAAGS; from the coding sequence GTGACCGGATTTGTCGAATTGCGACACTGGGGCCTCGGAACGGTTATTCACCCGAACGTCACCATCGGCCGCGATGTGACGATCTTTCACAATGTCACGATCGCCGGCGAGACGTGGCTTGGTTCGCCGCACCGGGTCGTGATCGAGGATGGTGCCACGCTGGGAGCCGGCTGTCTGATCATTCCACGCGTCGACACGGGCCTGACGATCGGTCGTCGTTCGATGGTCGCCGCGGGGGCCGTCGTCACTCGTGACGTTCCAGCAGATCACTTGGCGGTCGGTGTGCCGGCTGTCTGCAAACCCAAACGTGCTGCAGGCTCTTGA